The window GGTGTGGTGGCGCGCGGTGCGCCCCACTTCCTCGAGGTCGTTGTGCTTGCCGCTCACGCGGAGGCACTTCTGGGACGTGACGGCGCGGGGGGGACTCGGGCGCTCCGTTTCTCCCGTGAAGATGCCCTTGAACTGCACCATCCCGGCGTTCGTGAACATGAGGGTCGGGTCATCCGCAGGGACGAGCGGGCCGCTGGGCCGATGCTCGTGCCCCTGCCGCTCGAAGTAGGAGATGAAACTCCGCCGGAGTTCGTCGGCCTTCATCGTGGTTCCGCCTCAGCCTGCCAGTTGACCTCGATCCAGGCGCGAATGCGACTCGCGTCGAACCCGCGCCGGGCCAGGTAGTCGAACAGCCGCCGACGCGCCTTCGACGGGTCCGCCCCGGTCAGCCGCCGTGCCCGGGCCGTCGCAACGCGCTGCAGCAGCGCCTCTTCCGTCGCGCCCTCCTCCGCCATCGCTTCGCGGATGCCGCGATCCGCATCCTCCCGCGACACGCCCCGGGCGAGAAGGTCGGACTGCATGCGACGGGTTCCACAGGGCCGGAGCCGGATGCGATCCCGTGCGAAGCTGGCAGCGAACTGCGCGTCGTCGAGATACCCCAGCGCCGCGAGACGTTCCAGTGCGTGCTGAATCGCCGCCGGGTCGATCCGGTCCCGCCGCAGCCGACGCTCCGTTTCCCGGCGACTCCTCGGGCGCACGGAAAGGTAGCGCAGCCCGACGAACATCGCTTCGGCGCGCCCGCCCGCGGCCTGTACGGCTTCGAGTTCCGCGGATTCGAGCCGGAGCCCGACCTCGAGCCGGAGTCGGTAGGCGTCTTCGTCCGGAAGCCGACAGAGGAAAGCGCCGTC of the Candidatus Palauibacter australiensis genome contains:
- a CDS encoding regulatory protein RecX, which gives rise to MDGAFLCRLPDEDAYRLRLEVGLRLESAELEAVQAAGGRAEAMFVGLRYLSVRPRSRRETERRLRRDRIDPAAIQHALERLAALGYLDDAQFAASFARDRIRLRPCGTRRMQSDLLARGVSREDADRGIREAMAEEGATEEALLQRVATARARRLTGADPSKARRRLFDYLARRGFDASRIRAWIEVNWQAEAEPR